A stretch of DNA from Paenibacillus albus:
AAATAAAGAAAGGTCGTTCCCTCGGCGCACGAACTCGTGCACGTTAGGAACGACCTTTTTTAAATGGTATGAATGATAGCTCTATTCCACATCCTCGCGCACGTCAGCGTGCTTGACACTCGTGCTGCCTGTAAACCGTTTACGGTAAGACAGCGGCGTAATGCCGACATGCTCCGCGAACGAACGAGAGAAATGCGGCGTCTGCTTGAATCCAGTCTCATCCGCTATACGCGAAATCGGCCAATTCGTCTTCATCAGCATGAGCTTCGCCTGGTCCATCCGATAGGAAAGCAAATATTGCTGCGGCGTACAGTCGAACACATCGCTCATGCAGCGCGCAATATAGTTCGGATGAAGTCCCAGCACCTCGCCTAGCTTGCCGTTGGTCACCGTTGTCCGGAAGTGCATCTTCAAGTAAGCAGCCGCTTCTTCCGCGACCGCGATCGGCGCTTTGGCCGCGTCGCTACGCCACCCTTCATCGAAGAGCTGCAGCAGATGCAAGAACCATTGCTGACGCTGCCAGAACGCGGCATGCGACGTGCCAAGGGCGGCTTCATGCAGCTTCCCGAACAGCGCAATGACTTCTGCCGGGTACGAGAAAGACATCGTCTTCGGCAGTCTGATCGCATATGAATAATAATCTCCGCGGAGTGTGCCGCAGTTCATATCACTTAGCTCTTCCCACGGTCCCGCGGTTTGGAAATGAACCCAATCGAACACCGTTTCCTCTGTGCAAGGCTTTGTGGGATAATGCCATTTGTCCGGCCTCAGAATAAGCATCTGGCCCGGGCCGACTTCCCATTGTTGCGACTCCTCGCCAATATACAGCTTTCCACTATGAACGAATAATAGATCGAACACGCCGATATTCCGGCGATTCGGATGCTCGCCGCCCGGCTGATATGTAGTTCGGTTAGACTCGATAAAATACGGAAGCGGTGGAGATAGAAATGTAAGTAAAGGTTCCGATGACACGAGTGAAGCCTCCTACAAAAATAGTAACGTCCGTATAGTTTAGCAGACAATTGACAATCGAGATATAGCCAATTCATACTACTCGACTTCCGTTACAGTTATACATCTTTTTACGACTGATCCGCGATTATTGTTGCCTCTGCTCCTGCAGGGAGGCACTCTCGCCGCCTCTTCCCCTAATACTGGAAAGCTGCGTCGCCAAGAAGAGAATAAACAAAAGCAGCACCAGACCGATGCCGATTACGGAGCCATTCACGGATACATGCATCTGGCTTAGCGTCAAATAGATGCACAATCCGGTGACCGTAAGAATGTTCTCGCTGAAGTTTTGAACGGCAATCGTTTTACCGGAGCCGATAAGCGACTTCCCTTCCTCTTGAAGCATTGTATTAAGCGGTATAACGAAGATGCCGCCGAACAGGCCAATTAGGAAGAGAAGGACAATCGTCAGCCAAAGCACGTACGTGAACGATGCCACCATCACCGATGCCACCATGAATAGCCCGAAATAAAATGCTCGATGAAGCTTGCCTGCAGGCACGAAGCGCGGCGTCAAGAAGGCGCTGAAGACAACGCCGATTGCCGTGATGCCAATCATCATCGACTGTTGGTCTGTATCTTCAATGCCAAGGTTCAGCGGCAGCCACGCGATCAGCGCAATACGCAGCACAGCAGCGGTCAGCCAGAATGAACCGGTGCCAATCAACGAGAAACGCGCACGCGGATTGCGGAACAGCAGCGAGACATCGCGCAGAAATTGCATGGCTTCCTGCCCATACTTAATCGTCTTATCGCCTGCTCTTGCCGGAATGATGAACGTCATGAAGAGCGACACCAGATAGACGCCGAGACAAGTGATAATCGCCGGCATGTCGGAATTTTCCGCCAAGAAGCCCCCTGCGACAGTACCAAGGAGAATCGCGAGTATCGTAGAGCCTTCCACTTTCGCATTCGCCCGAAGAAGCTCATCCTCTGTAGAAGTAAGTTCGGTCAGAATACCGTACTTGCCTGGCGAGTAGACGACCGCACCGATCCCGACGAACATGTAGCACAGCGCAGGTGGCAGATGGAACAGCAGCATCGCAATTCCGATGGCCTTCAAAATATTCCCGAGCAGCAGCACATGCGATTTCGCTTTCTTATCAGCGAAAGCGCCGACAATCGGAGCAAGAAATACATACGCGCATAAGAAGGCGATTTGTATGTAATTGACCGCGATATCAGGGTTATCGACTCCCTGACGCTTGACCATCCCTACAATGAGGAAGAAGTTCAAATTATCCGCGAACGCGCTTAAAAACTGCGTGAGCACCACCGTATTCAGCGGTGATAATAACCGTTTCATCCCATTAGTTCCCCTTCCTATTTCGAAAATTAAGCAAAATCATCATTTTCTCATCATATACCATATCGCTCCCGAACATAAAGTTACAAAAAAAAGAACGGCAACAAGAGGCGCCATCTCCCTCTTCTGCCGTTCTTGCTGTTCTTTGTTTGCTGCTATACGTGCTATACGTGCTATCTGCGCCGCTTGACGCGTCCGAATCCAACTCTGGTCTTCGGCTTCGACTTCTTCGGCGGCATGAACGAGCTTGATTTCTTGTCATTGTCCGAGCCTCGCGTAATCGAACCGGAGGATTTGGGGGGCGCTTTATTGAACAGGCCGCCCTCACCCACCCGGCTTGTATCCGCATTCTTCGAACGCTTGAAGATGGAACCGGTCCGGTTGACCGTCATCGGCGGAATAGCTTTCTTCTCCTGCGTCGTCGGAGCGTGGTAATTGCCGCTCTTCGGCTTGTACTTGTCGCGGTCGTCATAACCACGGTAGCTGCCTTGCCCGTAGCGGCCATTATCGAACAAATCGCCAAGCAGGCTTGCAACCAAATACCCTTGAAGGAAGCTGGAGCTGTAATTGTTGCGAACATACTCCTTGGAATCGACCTCGATAAGCGTATCCTCAGGCTTCTTCGTATCCTGCTGCAGATGGATGATTTTGTCCGAGTAGACAAGGAACATATGATCCGTCTTCTCGGGTGATTGCTGCTGCGGCTTCGACTCTTCGACAAGCGCCTTCGCCACATCCGGAACGCTGACTCCTGCGGCCCGGTACACATAGGATGTCTGCGAGCCGCTTCCGTTCACCGATTCGAGCGGATATTTCTCTTGAATCGTATCCGTGATGCCGCAAGCGGCAAGCAGAGGGAAGATCAGCGAGATAACAAGCAATATTTTGATCAAATAAGAACGATGAATTCGCACTTTAGCTCATCCACTCCTAACTGCCGCGGAGAACGCGCACATCGGCTGACAATACATCTTCACCTTCATACAGCATGAACCGCCCGTCTTGCCACTCAATGCGCAGCAGCTTCATATCATCGGACTGAAACTGCCACACATATTGCTCGCCGCCCTGCACGAACGGCGTCCGGCCTGTCGTCACGACCAAGCCCGAATATTGCTCCTCCAGATAAAACATCCGGCCATCTAACTCAAGCTCTGTCGGCACTTCCTCAACGGAATCGAGCCTGCCATCAATTGGCGCATACAGCGCGAACTCCGTCCGTTCCCGCTCCTCAATGGTCAAGTAGCTGATTGCTGATCCATCCTGCAAAGTAAGCACAACGATGTTCCTCTGGCGGTTATGCAGTCGGCCTACGACTTGGTAGGTAACAAGCGACACTTCGCACACGTCTCCAGGTCCGATCGTCAGCATGCTCTTCTCTACACGCGGCGGCTCCGGCTTCGCCATAATATTTTTAATCCGTTTGAATAAACCCATGAGCGATTACTCCCTAATAGTCAAGTTTATAGACACGAACCGATAACGAGCGCCCCAGCGACATGCAGAGAGCCTGCAAGCAGCGCATGCGACATCTTGCCTTCCTTCGTGCCTTCGCCGAGGTCAAGGGAGACCGTCGATCTAAGCGCGACTTCAACCAAGCTCTCAATGAGCAGCAGGATGACGAAGGAAATGACCGATGCGAGCAGCGCATCGCCAAGATGATCCGAGCTAGAGATGGATTGTGCCAGAATATAGGCTTGTGCAAGCAGCTTCATAACGAACCGGCTCGTCACCGCCACATTCCCCTTCTTGATTTCTTCCAAATCCTTGTACCGCGTAAAAAAGGAATCGATCGCCATCAGCACGACCAGCAGCACCGCACCTGCGCCTGTCCATACCAGAATTCCTAGCATCTCATCTAATGTCATCGGATTGATCCTCCATCATCAATATGTGCTTATCTGCTTTTGCAAAGAAAAAACGTCGCCAGGCGTCTGGATTGACCCAGCCTTACCTGCAGACGTTCTTCCTTTGCCAGCACCAAGCTTACTCTTTGTTCTCGTATTTCTTCATCAGCGCAGCAAGCTCGTCGTCGACTTCCTTGTTCTTGCCGAGCGCTTCGAATTCATCGTCAAGCGATTTGGCCTTGCTGTTCATTTCATTGCTCGCCTCTGCCATCGCCTCAGCATGCAGCATCTTCTCTTCCATGCGCTTCAGGCCAGCCATCGCCGTATCGGAGCTGAATCCTGCCATCGACTTGTTAATATCCGCTTGTGCCTTCGCAGCCTGGTAACGCGCCACAAGCGTCTCGCGCTTGTTCTTCATCTCGGTCAGCTGACCGCGCATTTCTGTGAGCTTCGCACGAAGATTGTCGGCAGCCGCTTTATTCTGATCGAAGCTTGCCTTGTACTCGTTACGCTTCTGCTCGGCTGCTCTCTTCTCTTCCAGCGCACGGCGTGCAAGCTCGATGTTCTGAAGGGATGCAGCCGTATGAGCTTGTTCTTCACGCTTCGTTACGAGTGCGTCTTGCTCCTCATACAATTGTTTGAACTTCTTCTCGATGGCAATTTGCGAAGCGACTGCTTTCTCTGCGTCCTCAAGATCTTCCTGCATATCGCGGATGTACTGGTCGGTTAGTTTAACCGGATCCTCTGCTTTTTCAATTAAAGAATATACGTTCGACAAGGTAAGATCTCGCAATCGTTTGAATACTGACATGGTTCAAGTTCCTCCTCAAAAATGATGTTCGTCTTTCGTTCATGCTTTTCTATACGACACATCCAGTAAGATGTTTCAGAAATTATTTATTTAATTTATCATAACCGGTGTCTGTAAGATAGTGGCAGTTACAGCTGATATGGCAGTTGCGGCAGTTAAATGCACCGTTTGACCCGTGCTTTTGTCTTTGTGCAAAGTTAAAAATCCTCCGTCAGCAGACGAAGGATCTCTTCACCATCCATATGGAACGGTACGACTATAACGTCAATCACCAACAAGAGCATGCGATGGCTGCCGGTTAGATACTGCGATCGCAGGCGCGGGCGAAGGCGTCTTATACGCATTCTCCCCATGCAAGCTGATGTCGAGCCCCACCTCCTCCTGATCTGCTGCAACGCGAAGGGGGACGAAGAGGCTGACAACCTTGAGCAGCACGTAGGTGCCGACTGCGGCGAGCACGATCGCGACACCGACATCGAGGAGCTGAATCAGCACCTGCTTCGGATTGCCGAAGAGCAGTCCGTCATTGCCTGCCGGATTAACAGATTTGCTGGCGAAGATGCCAGTTGCGATCGCCCCCCAGATGCCGCCCAAACCGTGCAAGCCAAACACATCGAGCGTATCGTCATAGTTGAAGCGAGATTTGACAAAATGAACGCCGAAGTAGCAAACGACGCTCGCGAACGCTCCGATTGGAATGGAAGAAGCGACGGAAACGAATCCTGCCGCTGGTGTTATGGCGATGAGTCCGGCAATCACGCCAGTGACGGTGCCAACGAGCGTCGGCTTGCCGCGTTTGTACCATTCAATCGCCATCCATGCGATGCCGCCAGCGGAGGCTGCCATATGCGTTGTCGCGTAGGCAAGTGTCGCCAATGAGCCCGATGCAAGCGCGCTGCCGCCATTGAAGCCCATCCAGCCAAACCAAAGCGACATGCCGCCAATGAAGAATAAGATCACATTGTGCATCGATTCCTTCTGGTGCGGAAAGCCTTGACGCGGTCCGATCATGAGCGCTACGACGAGCGCGCTGACACCAGAGAGGATATGAACGACTGTCCCTCCGGCAAAATCAAGCCCGCCCAGCTTCATCAACCAGCCGCCGCCCCACGTCCAGTGCGCCATCGGCGCATACACGAAGATGACCCACAGCACGGAGAAGATCACCCAGGCCGATAGCCGAATCCGTTCCGCTGCGGCGCCAGAGATTAGAGCAACGGTAATCGCGGCAAACAAACACTGGAAGATCGCGAAGATGAAGTGCGGAATCGTCATCGTGCCAGACGGGTCTCCATTCA
This window harbors:
- a CDS encoding AraC family transcriptional regulator — protein: MSSEPLLTFLSPPLPYFIESNRTTYQPGGEHPNRRNIGVFDLLFVHSGKLYIGEESQQWEVGPGQMLILRPDKWHYPTKPCTEETVFDWVHFQTAGPWEELSDMNCGTLRGDYYSYAIRLPKTMSFSYPAEVIALFGKLHEAALGTSHAAFWQRQQWFLHLLQLFDEGWRSDAAKAPIAVAEEAAAYLKMHFRTTVTNGKLGEVLGLHPNYIARCMSDVFDCTPQQYLLSYRMDQAKLMLMKTNWPISRIADETGFKQTPHFSRSFAEHVGITPLSYRKRFTGSTSVKHADVREDVE
- the lplT gene encoding lysophospholipid transporter LplT, whose protein sequence is MKRLLSPLNTVVLTQFLSAFADNLNFFLIVGMVKRQGVDNPDIAVNYIQIAFLCAYVFLAPIVGAFADKKAKSHVLLLGNILKAIGIAMLLFHLPPALCYMFVGIGAVVYSPGKYGILTELTSTEDELLRANAKVEGSTILAILLGTVAGGFLAENSDMPAIITCLGVYLVSLFMTFIIPARAGDKTIKYGQEAMQFLRDVSLLFRNPRARFSLIGTGSFWLTAAVLRIALIAWLPLNLGIEDTDQQSMMIGITAIGVVFSAFLTPRFVPAGKLHRAFYFGLFMVASVMVASFTYVLWLTIVLLFLIGLFGGIFVIPLNTMLQEEGKSLIGSGKTIAVQNFSENILTVTGLCIYLTLSQMHVSVNGSVIGIGLVLLLFILFLATQLSSIRGRGGESASLQEQRQQ
- a CDS encoding DUF4247 domain-containing protein; its protein translation is MRIHRSYLIKILLVISLIFPLLAACGITDTIQEKYPLESVNGSGSQTSYVYRAAGVSVPDVAKALVEESKPQQQSPEKTDHMFLVYSDKIIHLQQDTKKPEDTLIEVDSKEYVRNNYSSSFLQGYLVASLLGDLFDNGRYGQGSYRGYDDRDKYKPKSGNYHAPTTQEKKAIPPMTVNRTGSIFKRSKNADTSRVGEGGLFNKAPPKSSGSITRGSDNDKKSSSFMPPKKSKPKTRVGFGRVKRRR
- a CDS encoding DUF4178 domain-containing protein; the encoded protein is MGLFKRIKNIMAKPEPPRVEKSMLTIGPGDVCEVSLVTYQVVGRLHNRQRNIVVLTLQDGSAISYLTIEERERTEFALYAPIDGRLDSVEEVPTELELDGRMFYLEEQYSGLVVTTGRTPFVQGGEQYVWQFQSDDMKLLRIEWQDGRFMLYEGEDVLSADVRVLRGS
- a CDS encoding DUF350 domain-containing protein — protein: MTLDEMLGILVWTGAGAVLLVVLMAIDSFFTRYKDLEEIKKGNVAVTSRFVMKLLAQAYILAQSISSSDHLGDALLASVISFVILLLIESLVEVALRSTVSLDLGEGTKEGKMSHALLAGSLHVAGALVIGSCL
- a CDS encoding PspA/IM30 family protein; protein product: MSVFKRLRDLTLSNVYSLIEKAEDPVKLTDQYIRDMQEDLEDAEKAVASQIAIEKKFKQLYEEQDALVTKREEQAHTAASLQNIELARRALEEKRAAEQKRNEYKASFDQNKAAADNLRAKLTEMRGQLTEMKNKRETLVARYQAAKAQADINKSMAGFSSDTAMAGLKRMEEKMLHAEAMAEASNEMNSKAKSLDDEFEALGKNKEVDDELAALMKKYENKE
- a CDS encoding ammonium transporter yields the protein MTSVFAEEAAAPAVDTGDSAWMLISSAIVMFMFVPGLALFYGGMVSSRNVLSTMMYSLSSMLVVSLVWVLCAYTLAFGPDAGGLIGKLDFAMFNGVNGDPSGTMTIPHFIFAIFQCLFAAITVALISGAAAERIRLSAWVIFSVLWVIFVYAPMAHWTWGGGWLMKLGGLDFAGGTVVHILSGVSALVVALMIGPRQGFPHQKESMHNVILFFIGGMSLWFGWMGFNGGSALASGSLATLAYATTHMAASAGGIAWMAIEWYKRGKPTLVGTVTGVIAGLIAITPAAGFVSVASSIPIGAFASVVCYFGVHFVKSRFNYDDTLDVFGLHGLGGIWGAIATGIFASKSVNPAGNDGLLFGNPKQVLIQLLDVGVAIVLAAVGTYVLLKVVSLFVPLRVAADQEEVGLDISLHGENAYKTPSPAPAIAVSNRQPSHALVGD